A region of Anopheles merus strain MAF chromosome 2R, AmerM5.1, whole genome shotgun sequence DNA encodes the following proteins:
- the LOC121587944 gene encoding uncharacterized protein LOC121587944: MVCIQSNAFYASCKGNCINNGHPLSDYSNRITEFDEYPSEDWLKQRNDGKELAIIIIIIKPFNITPRDFRHKNTYSCGSKFSNRLLLDTIGLLSNRLLLRQII, translated from the exons ATGGTTTGCATACAGAGCAATGCATTTTATGCATCATGCAAAGGAAACTGCATCAACAATGGACACC CTCTTTCGGACTATTCAAACCGCATAACT GAGTTTGACGAATATCCTTCTGAAGACTGGCTAAAGCAGAGAAACG ATGGGAAGGAActggccatcatcatcatcatcatcaaacccTTTAACATCACACCAAGAGACTTCAGACATAAAAATACCTATAGTTGTGGATCTAAATTCTCCAATAGACTACTATTGGATACAATTGGACTACTATCCAATAGGCTACTATTACGCCAGATAATTTAG